Within Deinococcus metalli, the genomic segment GGCCGCAGATAACGGACAACTTGCGTCGTTTGAGGCAGAGAGCATCGCCCGGGTCAAGGGAATTAAGAAGCAGGGGCGGCGCACGGGCGCCTGGCTCAGCCGTACCCAGGCCCAGGAGTTGTTGCTGGCGCCGGACACCTCCACCTTAAGGGGCCTACGAGACCGGGCGCTGCTGGCCGTCCTCCTAGGGTGTGGATTACGTCGTTCGGAATTGGTCAACCTGACCTTCGATCACCTTCAGCAGCGTGAGGGCCGCTGGGTGGTGCTTGATCTCACTGGCAAGCACGGCCGCACCCGCACGGTGCCCATGCCGAGCTGGTGTAAGGCAGCGGTCGATGCGTGGACTAAGACCGCGAGTCTTTCGACGGGGCACGTGTTCCGTCCCACCGCGCCACGCGGGGAGCACGTCCTTGCCCGTGAGCAGCTGTCTCACGAGGCCGTCGCGCTAACCGTGCGCAAGTACGGGCGCCGGCTTGGGCACGCGAATCTCACCCCCGAGGATCTGGAGGGCGTGCGGCTCGCCCCCCACGACCTGCGCCGGACGTTCGCCAAGCTCGCCCACAAGGGCGGGGCGCCTATCGACCAGATCCAGCTCTCGTTGGGGCACGCCAGCATACAGACCACGGAGGTCTACCTCGGGGTGGATCAGAACTTGGAAAGTGCCCCGTGCGACGTGCTGGGATTGTCCCTCAAAGGAGAGTAAAGTCCGCGGGCGAGACGCCGGTCTTGCCTGGCTGTGGCGCAGATACCCGTTCACCGGGCTGCCAGGCGCCTGGTTTGTATCTCTGTTTGGAGAGCATGGAGGCGAAAAGTGCTCCCATTCTGCCTCGCCCGGCTGTCCTCACAGCAGGGCGCGATCCGCAAGAAGTTAAGGTGGTGGCTATGCCACGTCTCTCAAGTCTCATGCTTTGCGTGACGGTCTCCTGTGCGCTTGCGCAGGCCTCGCCGGGCATTGTTGTCCAGCAGAACAACGTCATGCTGAATTACGCGCCCTTCACGGGGTTCTCGGTTCGCGTGGAAAGCCAGCTTGCCGCAGACTTCCCCAGGACAGCGCGTTTGGTGCAGGCAGAGTTCGTGTGTGATGGCATCGAAGTCAGCAACATGACACGGGCAGACTCCTCGGACGTTGCTGCCTGGCGCAAGCAGTTTGTCCAGGGAAACTCCCTGGTGATCGGCGCCACCCGCGTCACCTGCTCCAACAACCGCATTAACATCCGCACCGGCAGTCAGGCCGCGCTCCGCGCTCGCTTTGAGCCGTTTCAGCCAGAGGATCTCCTTGTTCTGAAGGCCAGAAACAGCCTGCCCGCCCTGGCCATCTCCCCGGACGGTGTGAATCTCCTGGGCTTCGTATTCGTTTTTGAAAAGGGCAAGGTCACGACCACCAACCAGGGCGGTCAAATGGCCGTCACGCAGGGCAGCAAGCCCCGTCCAGTGCTCTTCGACGGAAAGCTCACGCCGGTGCCGCTCAATGACAAGCGGCCTTACACCCTGCACACGTCAGTGCTGGGAAGCAAAGTCTGGTCGAACCTTCGCGTGGATCCGGCCAGCGGCACCGTCACGGTATGGTCAAGCACCAGGCCTCAGCCCTAGCCAGGGGCGTCTCGCTCCTCTTCTCACCTCGCACCCAAACGCGCGCAGTCCGGTAATGATTGTCCCTGGTAGCATGCAGCATGCGCCCGCTCCGCTACGTTCGGCAACTCGCCCGCCTGCCCGGCTGGGGCGTGTTGACGGTGTGCGCGCGGCTGGGGCGTCCGCGCGTCCGGGTGTGGTACGCCCGAACCCTGAACCGGGAGACCGGCCGCATGGAGTACGTGCACCGGCAGGTCGCCGAGCAGCTTCTTGGCCGCACGCTGCGGCCCGGCGAAGTGGTGCACCACGTCAACGGCAACCGGCAGGACAACCGGCCGGAGAATCTGCGGGTGTTGCCTTCCCAGCGGCACCACATGGTGCTCGAACACCTGGAGCGCAGGGCCAAGGCGGGCGCCGTGCCGTTGTTCTCCCTGGGTGAACTGGCTGGGCTTCAGGACTTTCACTGACCCCTCAAAAGCGCGCGCCCCACGTCTCGAACTTGGGGCGCGCACTGTAGGAAACGTCAATCATTTGGTCGGCTCCCTGGGCCGCTGTAATAGTGGCTGGTGCGCTGCCGGGTGGGCGGCTCGTCGTCGCCTGTCAGCCAGTCGCTGCGACCTGCGGCCTTCCCTGAATTCGAGATGCCGTCCAAAAGGGCCTCCGTCACGTACAACACACCCTTGAGTACATTCCAGGCAACTTTCAGAACAATCATGGTCAGATTCCCTTCCCGAGCCGGACAATGGTGCCCTCGGGTTCGCGTCCCTTGGCCACCGCCTCTAACGCCTCGGTGGCCTTCATCATCTCCACGACGCCGCGTTCGCGGATCAGCGCCATCCAGTAGAACACGGGCTCCGGGTGGAAGAGGGGCGCGAGGTTGGCGTTCTCACTGACGCGCTTCACACTGCGGCCGTGGGTGGTGCCCATGAGGCGGGCGCCGCTCCGCTGGCCGCCCGCAATCGTTTCCGCCTCGGCCTGGCGGTTGATTTCGTCCACGATCAGGACGCGCACGTTCTGGTTCTTGACCGCTTCCTCGATGAGCTGCGCTTGCAGGGCCTTCGACCGCACCGGCATCACGTCCACGTCCCCAATGCCCGGGTGCGGCACCTGGCCGTCGCCGGCCACATCACCCGATGTATCCACGATGACCGTCTGCATGGGCTGATACTCGGCGGCGATCTTGGCCGAGGAGCGCAGGATGGTCGTTTTCCCCACCCCGGCCTCCCCGATGATCAGGAGGCTGGGATCTTCCACAATGAACGGCCGCAGGGGTTCGGCCATGCCCTCGAAGTAGCGGCCCACGCGGAACGTGTACCCGATGGGCGCACCCTCCGGTGTGCCGTCCGCCATCATCACGCGCGTGATGCGGTGGCCGGTTCCGTCAATGCCGCGCCGGTTGTCGTCGCGGAAGGTGCCGCACTTGGCTCCCAGAAAGGCCAAGTCGTGCAGGCTGGTGACGTAGGGGTATGTACGGTACTGGCCGTCCACCAGCACCCACATTGGCCGGAGGACGCGCAGCTTGATCTCCTCGATGCAGGGCAGATCATCTTGAAGGATCTGCTGCACGCCCCTCGGGAGAAAGGCCAACAGCTTCTCCAGATCCTCGGCGACGTTGACGGCCCTCAGTGCGGGGGTCACGCGTTCTCCTCGCCGCCATGGACGCCGATCCTGCCCGACTGGATGGACAGGCGCAGCAGGCGGTTGTTCTCCTGCTGGAGCGCGTTGCCCGCGCGCATCTCGGCCCGGATGGTGTACAGCAGGCGAATCAGGGCCACCAGCACCGCGGCGATGATCAACAGGGGGAGACCTTTGGCGTCGAACAGGGTCACGGAAAGGCCGCCGATCAGCAGCACCACGCTCAGGAAGGTGTAGGGGGTAAACAGGCCGTTCATGAGGTTGTCGCGGAGTTCCGCACGGCGGGCTTTGGTTTGGCTGCGGGCTTCACGGGTGATGTGCGTCATTTCAGGCGTCCTCCGATGCGCAGAAAGGCTTCGTAGTCGGTGACGGTGCGTCCGTCCCCCAAGGCCCCCATGAACCAGGTCAAAAAGGTGTTGCTGGCTGTGCGCGGCAGCACCCGCAGGTCGGCCACGTTGGCAGCTCGGCCGAGCTGCGCGCTGGTGAACAGGTTGTCGTCCACCAGAACGTAGGCCGTGGTGCTGGCCACCTGCGCCTCAACCACGCCCGCGCCGGTCAGAGCAAGGCTGTTGGTGAGGCTGTCCTCCTTGGCCGCGAAAAACGGCACCGTGAGAACCACCACTCGCACGCGGCGGCCACTGTCCACGACAGCGGCGCGCAGGGCGTTCGCCATCTGCGGGTCATTGAGGTAGGGCACGTAGACCAGCACGCGCCGCTGGGCGGTGCCGATCAGGTTCAGGAACTTGCCGTAGGGCACAGGGCGGCCCTCCTGGGCCACCGCGCTTCCGGCGGCGAGCGTGAGCAGCAGGGCGAGTCCTTTTTTCATTTGCGAACCGCCACACCACTGAACATGCCAATGGCAGCCACCGGCACGCCGAACATCAGAACCCCAGCGAGAATCACTCCGATCAGCAGGCGCATGACCATGACGCCGAACGACACGAACGTGTCTGCAATATCGGCCAGCACGCCCGTGACCGCGTCCGCGATCTTCGTGAAGGCGGTGGTCTGCATCCAGTCGGTGAAGCTGGCCAGCGCGCCCATGTTCACGACCTTCTGGCACGGGTTGCTGTCAATGTTCGCCGGATCCACGTCCTTCGCGTTCTTGCAGCTCGCCAGCATGTTGTCCATTTTCGTGACCGTCTGCTGGTTGGCCTTGTCCGCGAGCTGCTGCTGCTCTTGCGCGGCCCAACCCAGGTGCTCGGTGTAATACTTCATCGACTTGGAGGGCTGCACCAGGGCGGTGTCAATGGCCCCCACCAGAATCAGCGGCATCAGCATCAGGCCCACCATGACGCCCACCCACGTGCCGAACATCGTCCAGAGCGCCCGCGTCTCATCCCAGTTCAGCAGCGCGAGCCCGAGCGGAACCCCCACCAGAATCAGCACCGTCAACCACCCGGCCGCCGTGATCAGCGTGCCATAGCCGCTCAGGAAGTATTGCAGGGCCGTGAACATGCCCCCCAACCTTTCCATCACGAACCCGACCACTTTGGTGCCCGCCGCCTTCAGGCCGGTGCTGGCGGCCGCCGCGCTTTCCCTGGCAGCCACCACGCGGCTGCCGTCCTTGGCAAAGGTCTTGGCAAGTGCGGCGCTCCCGGCTTTCATGGCGCCGCCCGCCTGCGGCAGCACGAGGGTGCTGCCCACCACCACGGTGGCGCCCAGCATGTCCGTGAAACTGCCCTGGGCCTCCTTGAGCTTGCCCTTGAAGTTGCCGCCGAAGGTGGTCAGACCGAAGGCGTAGGAGCCGCGGACAGTGCTGGTGGCCACGCTGCTGATGCTCCAGCTCGCCGGGCTATATGCCGTGGCGATCAGCGCGCCGGTGATGAGAAAGCGCCCCGCAAGACGGTTGAACTGTTTCATGGCGTCGCCATCGGTGAATTGCAGAGCGGCAACCCCCCGGGCAAAGCCCAGAACCGCAATCGCTTCCGCAATGGTGATCCAGATTTTGTACATGGTGCTCTTCGTGAGGGCACTGCCGTTTCCAAACAGGGCGTCAAAAGGGTTCTCCCCCATGAAACCCGCGAGGTACTGCTGAAGCACATTGTCCGACTGGGCTTTGTAGTAATTGGACGTCGCCGTGATTTCCGGGGTGCCTGCAGCCAGGGCGACGGCACTCAGGAAAAAAGCCAGGGCCGTCAGGCGCAATGCGGGACGGCACATCAGTTGCCCCCCACGGCATTCACGGCGCTCTTGTTGATGGCCTTCGGATCCAGCAGACCCTCAAACATGGCCACGTACTGGGCATACTGCCGGGCAGCGGCACTGCCCGCTTCCAGATTGTCCTTTGCGGCTTCTTCCATGGCCTGCTTGATGTAGTTGTTCTGATCGGTGAGCGCGCTGCCTACGTCGTCCAGTTTGGCGATGAGCTGCGTGTTGGTCATCACCTGTTGCTTGGCGATTTCGGTCAGCAGTTGAAACTCGGTGATGCGCATGGACGCGTCTTGTTTCAAGCCTTCCGCCTGCATTTCGAGCTGGATTTGCAGCACCTCGCGCATGCTGAGGGCAGACTGGCCTTTCTGGGCCTGCTCGTCGGCGTAGCCGGGCCTTCCGGGCATCCCCACCATGTTCGTTGCCGAGTTGATGGCCGGGGCCAGGGCGGTTTCGACGGCCTTGTTGCTCTGATCCACCAGCTTTTTTGCCTGAGCGGCCTTCAGCAGCTCGCCGAAGGTGTCGACCGTCTGCTGGTAGCGGCCTGCGGTCTGGGCGGTCGTGAGGAAGGGGTTGGCCCGGGTGGCGTAGTCAGCGAGGCCACCCGGCGTGGTGACAGCCAGCCCGGCGTTGTCGTCCTTGTACCCGGACGCCTGCCCCCTCAGGACGCCGGTCATGGCGTCAAACAGCGTGGCGCGGAACTGGTTGTAGGATCCTTGCATGGACTCGTTGATGCTCGCGGTGACGGTGTTGAGCCCCTCAAACCCAAGCTTCTGGCCCAGGTAATCCACCGACTGCGACATGTACTTGCCCATGACCTCGGCACCGAAGGCCGTCCAGTCACCGTTCAGAACGTTGTCGTTTACAAAGGCGTAGCTCGATGCAATGTTGCAGATCCACTGGAGCTGCTTGCTGTTGCCCGCCGGGCCCTGGCCCGTGCTGCACGCTTTGGTGAGGTAGCCGCCGAGCTGTTGCCACTGGGCGCTGCCCTGGGCGCTGGCCGTGCCTGCCCCCAAAGCGAGAGAGAGGAAGAGAACACGTCTCATGCGTGCACCACCTCCTGGTGGTCTTGAGCGCCGCCTCGTAGAAACGCGGCCTCTTCTTCGCCGTCTCCAGCGCCGTCCGCGGCCTGTGGCACATCGTCCTCGTCTTCAGGCGGCAGCTCCGGGTAGTTCCCGGCGGCCAGATCCTCGACGGCACCCATAATGTCCCCGCCCCGACGCCCAATGGCCGCTTTGCGCAGGCGTCGGTGCTCTTTTTTGGACGACTGGAGCCAGAAGAACTCGCGGCTCTCCTCGACGCGCACGATCTCGCCGTCCGGATCGCCGTCCTCGGGCCGGTACACCAACAGCCAGTCGGCGTACTCGCCGTCCACTTTGGTCAGTTTGCCCACGGCGTCTGCGATGGTCTCCGGCAAGTCCAGGTTCAGAACAGCGTCCCCTGGCTTGCCGATCTTGCCCAGCCAGATAAAGTTGAAACTCTCGTTCAACTCGGGCATGTACTGGGTGTCGCTGGGCAGCTGCATGGCGCCGCCCACCGCGAGGCCATAGGAGCGGCCCAGACGCAGCCACTCGCTGATGTAGTTGCGGTCGGTCTGCGTCTTGATCTGCTGGGTCATTTCGTCAATGAAGCAGATTTTCCAGTCTCCCTCCGGCGCGAGCTTGGCGGTGTGCAGTACGCGGTCGGAGATGATGTGCATGGCGATCTTGCGCCGCTTCTCGTCAGTCGGGCCGATGCTGCTCAGATCGTAGTAGACCTGCCGGGCAGGCTTCTTCGCGTTCTCGGACGTGCGGCGGTCAATCAGCTGGCCCCAGTCGGAATCGCCCAGGAAGCGGCGCAGGCGGGTGGCGAGCGACCTGGCCATCCCCCGCTGGTCGGCACTCATTGAGCGGCCGTCACTGTACTGCGACATGGTTTCCAGCAGGTCGCGGACGTCCGACATGATGGGCGGCTCGTCCTCCTGCGAGTGGGCCATGTAGGTCAGCTTGAAGGCCTCCTCGATGATGGTGTCTTCCTCGCCGTTCACGCGCTCGTCACGCCCTGGAGGGGCGAAGTTGCGCACCAGCGTCAGCAAGAACAGCAGCTTGCCCGCGTCGGGCACCTTCTCGCCAGGCGGCAGATCCAAGGGGTTGAGGTAGGTGTCAGTCTTGCCGCCCATAACGATGTGCAGCCCGCCGATGCCCAGCACCCAGTCCTTGAGGTCATTCTTGCGGTCAATGATCGTGACCCAGGGATTGTAATGATCCACCAAGCCGTTGAGCTGAGAGACGACATTGAAGGTTTTGCCCCACCCAGTGGGAGCAATCACGATGAAATGGCTGGCGCTGGTGCCGGCTGCAAACGGATCGAACACCGTCAGGCCGTCCGCCGCGTTGCGGTAGACGATGGTGGGCTTGCCGATGCCCGGGAACGGCGCGATGGGCGGCATGAAGCCGACGGCGTTGCTCTCGACCACCTTGAAGGGAAACTCCGTGCGGCGGCCGTTGAAGGGCGCGCAGGCCTCGTACACGGCGATGCTCTGCCACCCGTGCATGATCGGGCGGCTGGCCTGGAAGCGTGCAAAGGCGCTCGTGGCCTCGTTCAGCATCTCGGTCATGTTCTCCTGGTTCTTGGCGAACAGGAGCACACTCACGCCCACGGTGTAGAAGTCGTCCTTGCTGTCGTAGACGTGTTCCAACGTCTCGTTGACCTCCTTGTGACGCTGGAGGGCGCTGGCGCTCGGCGCGTACTTCTCGCTATTGACGCTGCTGTACAGCCCACGCTTGGCGGTCTCCATCTTTTCCAGCTCGTTTTGCGGGTCAAGGTGCTGGTACTCGATGCAAAAGACCATGTTGCCGCTGACGATATTCTCTGCGACTTCTTGGAACAGCCCGAACTCGGTGTACCGGGGCAGGTCGTGCAGGCTCACGGCGTACACAAGGGTGCTGCCGTTCACGAGATACGCCTTGTCCTCGACGTGCAGGGGCGATTGCATGATCTGGCGACAGACGGTGAGGGGGTCAGGCTGACCCTCGATCACCGGCATGTTCTTCAGGCGCGAGGCCTCATCCAGCACCACCTCGGGGCTCGGCCCGCCCATGGCGTCGGGGGTGTTGTAGTAGTAGGCGGCGTCCTTGATGTCTTGGGCGTTCATCGGCTCGGCCTGGTAGCCCGCGTTCCGCAGGCGGTTGATCAGGTCGCGCCGGCGACTCTGGGCGCGCTGGACGGCGGCGCGCAGGTCGGCCTCGCTCGGCTCGTTGTCACGATTGAACGGCAGAGGCGGACGCACCGAGAGGGTCACGAAGAATTCCCAGCGCTTCAGGCGTCCTTTCTTGCGGCGGTCGTCCAGCAAGGCCATCTTCTTGTTCACCAGAAAGGCCGCCACTTCATTGCGGCGGCGGCCCACGGTGGTGACGGCGGCCAGGTCTTCGCGGCGTGCGGGGAGCTTCATCACGTAGATGCGAGCCCGCTCACCGACAGGCACAGCGAGCTTGAGCACGGCCTTCAAGTCATAGTGGCGACCGTTCAGCACGTGTTCACTCATCAGCAGCCGCGACGGCGGACGAATGCGCACGCCCACTTCGAACATGCCGTCATTGAGCAGCGAACTGGCCGGGCCGGTCTTGTCGTGGGGATCCAGCGAGTCGGGTACGATCTCCCAGTAGGGTTGCGTGTCGTTGATTGCGGACACCGTGCCCCCTGTGCGGGGGTCACGGCTCGTCTGGGGCTTCCGGGGTTGCCTGCTGGGCTGGTCAGATTTGTCCTTTCGACGGAACACCGCTCACCTCTTTCGTTGCCGGGCATCGGTCAGCACCGGCTTGTAGTTGCGTTCCGGCCCTACGTGGTAGTAGTCGGTTCGGTTCAGGTAGCTGTATATGTGGGTAAACAATTTGGGGTAGTTGCTCAGGGTTCGCCTGGAGAACAGCACCACCAGCAGCGTGACGCTGCCCGCCACCACCCCGTACACCATGGGGGCCGCGCCATTGGCGTTCGACAGCCCGGAGCCGAAAATACCAGCGCCCAGGACGGCCATGAACTCCCACAGGGTGAAGGTTCCGAAGAACCCACTCTTGGTGATGGTGCTGTACCCCTTAAAGCGGCGTTCGCTCACGATCTCTCCCGGGCTGCCTCAGCAGGTGGTGACGACTTTGACCAGCAGGCGGATCGCGCCGAGGCCGAGGATGGCGATGATGACGCCCACGATGCCGTCGTTGTCACGCTTGCCGACCGCGCGCCCGATGAAGAAGCCGATGAGGCCGCCGACCAGAATCACCACGAGGAATTTGAGGGACGTGAACCACGTCAGCCAGCCGTTGGCACCGCACACCGCGCCCGCAATGATCTCATCGGGCCTGTTGCTGCCGCTCCCGGTGAGGGTCTGCGCCACGGCGTGGTCTATCAAGCCGAACATCACCATGAACGCGGCCGTGAACAGGTACTGCGTCCGTGCCCGCGCATCCTGCACGCCCATCACGCCGCGCATGACCAGACGGGCCGACACGTCCCCCAGGCTCCGCACCTGCATGCCCACCACCAGCCGGGAAAAGTTCGCCTTCTTGCTCTGCATCATCATATGTGACCTCCCTGGTTTGGAACGTCTAAAACGCTCTTATCAAATACTAGTATGTAAACATTTCCCAAACAAGCTAGTATAGGGGTTATGAATAGGGCACTGTTTGAGAAGACGCGGCGGGAGGTTCAAGACGAGCTCAGGGCCCTGGGCGAGACGGTGGTAATTCCCGATCCAGACGACGGCGACTACCTCAGTACCTTCATGGCCATCCAGCGCAAGCACCCGCGCCTGGCCGCGAAGCTTGTAGAGGCGGAGCAGGCAGACCCTGCAGATTTGCTGCCGCCGCCCTCACCCCGCGCACCGCATCAGACGTGGCGCCACCGCATGAACCACATCACCGAGCGGCTGTTGATGCGGCGGGGGCTCGACGGGCACTTGGTGTGGGATCGCAACCGCGTGCTGCGCTCCGGCCTGATGGCGGCCGGAGTGCTCATGGGTGGCGTCCTGATCTACAGCGTGGCCGCACCCAAGCCCAAGACTGTCGTTGCGGCCAGCACCACGACCACCACAGAGCAGAACAGCGGCGGCCCTGAAGACAGCACCCCAGACGGTAAGGCAGACAGCACCGACACCAGCGGCGCTTTCCCAGACGGTGCACCGAACCCCAACAAGGCCTCGGATCCGGCCACCCAGGCAAAGCTCGACAACCTGGACGCGGAAGAGGCCACGGGAACCTTCACACCTGAGGAAACGCCCATTGATGAACCCCCTCAGCCCGTGACGGCCAGCACCAGCGCCGCCACACCGCCGCCGCCAGCCGTCTTTCGCGAGGTGGACGT encodes:
- a CDS encoding tyrosine-type recombinase/integrase, whose amino-acid sequence is MTLLPQTSPTPLDPIQLVLDSVTSPLTKAAYKKSLDDFFTWWGEQGRPPLTKAVVQRYVAVLLEEGRSSSSVNVRLSAIRKLVREAADNGQLASFEAESIARVKGIKKQGRRTGAWLSRTQAQELLLAPDTSTLRGLRDRALLAVLLGCGLRRSELVNLTFDHLQQREGRWVVLDLTGKHGRTRTVPMPSWCKAAVDAWTKTASLSTGHVFRPTAPRGEHVLAREQLSHEAVALTVRKYGRRLGHANLTPEDLEGVRLAPHDLRRTFAKLAHKGGAPIDQIQLSLGHASIQTTEVYLGVDQNLESAPCDVLGLSLKGE
- a CDS encoding HNH endonuclease signature motif containing protein, whose protein sequence is MRPLRYVRQLARLPGWGVLTVCARLGRPRVRVWYARTLNRETGRMEYVHRQVAEQLLGRTLRPGEVVHHVNGNRQDNRPENLRVLPSQRHHMVLEHLERRAKAGAVPLFSLGELAGLQDFH
- a CDS encoding AAA family ATPase, giving the protein MTPALRAVNVAEDLEKLLAFLPRGVQQILQDDLPCIEEIKLRVLRPMWVLVDGQYRTYPYVTSLHDLAFLGAKCGTFRDDNRRGIDGTGHRITRVMMADGTPEGAPIGYTFRVGRYFEGMAEPLRPFIVEDPSLLIIGEAGVGKTTILRSSAKIAAEYQPMQTVIVDTSGDVAGDGQVPHPGIGDVDVMPVRSKALQAQLIEEAVKNQNVRVLIVDEINRQAEAETIAGGQRSGARLMGTTHGRSVKRVSENANLAPLFHPEPVFYWMALIRERGVVEMMKATEALEAVAKGREPEGTIVRLGKGI
- a CDS encoding VirB4 family type IV secretion system protein, with translation MSAINDTQPYWEIVPDSLDPHDKTGPASSLLNDGMFEVGVRIRPPSRLLMSEHVLNGRHYDLKAVLKLAVPVGERARIYVMKLPARREDLAAVTTVGRRRNEVAAFLVNKKMALLDDRRKKGRLKRWEFFVTLSVRPPLPFNRDNEPSEADLRAAVQRAQSRRRDLINRLRNAGYQAEPMNAQDIKDAAYYYNTPDAMGGPSPEVVLDEASRLKNMPVIEGQPDPLTVCRQIMQSPLHVEDKAYLVNGSTLVYAVSLHDLPRYTEFGLFQEVAENIVSGNMVFCIEYQHLDPQNELEKMETAKRGLYSSVNSEKYAPSASALQRHKEVNETLEHVYDSKDDFYTVGVSVLLFAKNQENMTEMLNEATSAFARFQASRPIMHGWQSIAVYEACAPFNGRRTEFPFKVVESNAVGFMPPIAPFPGIGKPTIVYRNAADGLTVFDPFAAGTSASHFIVIAPTGWGKTFNVVSQLNGLVDHYNPWVTIIDRKNDLKDWVLGIGGLHIVMGGKTDTYLNPLDLPPGEKVPDAGKLLFLLTLVRNFAPPGRDERVNGEEDTIIEEAFKLTYMAHSQEDEPPIMSDVRDLLETMSQYSDGRSMSADQRGMARSLATRLRRFLGDSDWGQLIDRRTSENAKKPARQVYYDLSSIGPTDEKRRKIAMHIISDRVLHTAKLAPEGDWKICFIDEMTQQIKTQTDRNYISEWLRLGRSYGLAVGGAMQLPSDTQYMPELNESFNFIWLGKIGKPGDAVLNLDLPETIADAVGKLTKVDGEYADWLLVYRPEDGDPDGEIVRVEESREFFWLQSSKKEHRRLRKAAIGRRGGDIMGAVEDLAAGNYPELPPEDEDDVPQAADGAGDGEEEAAFLRGGAQDHQEVVHA